The following are encoded in a window of Lynx canadensis isolate LIC74 chromosome B1, mLynCan4.pri.v2, whole genome shotgun sequence genomic DNA:
- the PPP2CB gene encoding serine/threonine-protein phosphatase 2A catalytic subunit beta isoform, translating to MDDKAFTKELDQWVEQLNECKQLNENQVRTLCEKAKEILTKESNVQEVRCPVTVCGDVHGQFHDLMELFRIGGKSPDTNYLFMGDYVDRGYYSVETVTLLVALKVRYPERITILRGNHESRQITQVYGFYDECLRKYGNANVWKYFTDLFDYLPLTALVDGQIFCLHGGLSPSIDTLDHIRALDRLQEVPHEGPMCDLLWSDPDDRGGWGISPRGAGYTFGQDISETFNHANGLTLVSRAHQLVMEGYNWCHDRNVVTIFSAPNYCYRCGNQAAIMELDDTLKYSFLQFDPAPRRGEPHVTRRTPDYFL from the exons ATGGACGACAAGGCGTTCACCAAGGAGCTCGACCAGTGGGTCGAGCAGCTGAACGAATGTAAACAGCTTAACGAGAACCAAGTGCGGACGCTGTGCgaaaag gctaaggaaattttaacaaaagaatCAAATGTGCAAGAGGTTCGTTGTCCTGTTACCGTGTGTGGAGATGTGCATGGTCAATTCCATGATCTTATGGAACTCTTTAGAATTGGTGGAAAATCACCAGATACAAACTATCTATTCATGGGCGACTATGTAGACAGGGGCTATTACTCAGTGGAGACTGTGACTCTTCTTGTGGCATTAAAG GTGCGTTATCCAGAGCGCATTACAATATTGAGAGGAAACCATGAAAGCCGACAAATTACCCaagtatatggcttttatgatgaaTGTCTACGAAAGTATGGAAATGCCaatgtttggaaatattttacagATCTATTTGATTATCTTCCACTTACAGCTTTAGTAGATGGACAG ATATTCTGCCTTCATGGTGGCCTCTCTCCATCCATAGATACACTGGATCATATAAGAGCCTTGGATCGTTTACAAGAAGTTCCACATGag GGCCCAATGTGTGATCTGTTGTGGTCAGATCCAGATGATCGTGGTGGGTGGGGTATTTCACCACGTGGTGCTGGCTACACATTTGGACAAGACATTTCTGAAACATTTAACCATGCCAACGGTCTCACACTGGTTTCTCGAGCTCACCAACTTGTAATGGAG GGATACAATTGGTGTCATGATCGGAATGTGGTTACCATTTTCAGCGCACCCAATTACTGCTATCGTTGTGGGAACCAGGCTGCTATCATGGAATTAGATGACACTTTAAAATACTCCTT